In the Calderihabitans maritimus genome, AATGATATTAAATTTGGTTTTAATTACAGTTTTAGTTATGGCAGTTTATCACGATCTGCGCGAACGAAAAATTCCTAACCGAATTCTAATTGCGGGCTTTGGATTGGCCGTACTGGTACACGGCCTATCGGACGGATGGCAGGGAGTGTTTTTTTCCATCCGAGGACTGCTCGTAGGTTTAGGATTGTTTTTCCTTCCTTTTTTACTTGACGGTATAGGAGCCGGTGATGTCAAGCTTCTCGGGGTGATTGGAGCCTTACAGGGGAGTTCTTTCGTATTTTATACTTTCCTGGCCGCAGCCCTTATCGGGGGATTATTATCTTGTTTGGTATTATTAAAAAACAAGCAATTGAAGACGACCTTGATGCGGGTGGGAATGATTTTATGGCAACTATATTGGACGCGTTTTTCACTGTCCGTTCTCCAAGGTTTGCGTAGTAGGGACAATGATTATCGACTTCCCTACGCCTTAGCTATAGCGTTGGGAGCATTCGTGGTCGCGTGGATGAGGTGAGAAAATGACCGCCCTCAAAAAATTACGCGATGGGGATAATGGGCAAGCTTTGGTGGAACTGGCCCTGGTTTTACCGGTCCTGTTAATGCTTATGGGGGGGATAATCGAAACCGCGCGTCTTACGAATGCTTATTTGGCGGTAGTGCATGGATCTCGGGAGGGAGCTCGTTTGGGAGCCGTGGGAGGAACTGACGCGGAGATCGTGATGCAGGTCAAGAGAGCTGCCAGCCCGTTGGAACCGGAGAGGATATCTGTGAGTATTTATCCGGCGGAAGAAAACCGGACGGCCGGTGAAATGATAGAGGTTTCAGTTGAGTATTCTATTCCGCTGTTTACCCCTCCTTTGAATTTTATCCTGACCAACCCTTATCCGGTTAAGGCCAGCACAGTTATGCGGGTAGAGTAGGTGGCAAAAATTGAGGCGAGTGAAAGTTTTTTGGGACGGTTTAATAGGTGAAGAAAAGGGAAGTGTCATAGTGCTCACCGCACTAAGTATGGTGATGCTGCTGGGCTTTACCGCCTTGGTAACTGATATAGGACTGGCTTACTTGGCGAGTCAGAAGTTGAGCCGGAGTATAGATGCGGCGGCTTTAGCCGGAGCACAGGAATTGCCCGGTAATCCGGATAGGGCAGTAGAAATAGCTAAAGAATATGCAAGGCGTAACGGGTTAGCGGAAGAATTAATGGAAATTCAAGTGGCGCAAGACAGACAGAGCCTGCGAGTGAAGGC is a window encoding:
- a CDS encoding A24 family peptidase, producing MEMILNLVLITVLVMAVYHDLRERKIPNRILIAGFGLAVLVHGLSDGWQGVFFSIRGLLVGLGLFFLPFLLDGIGAGDVKLLGVIGALQGSSFVFYTFLAAALIGGLLSCLVLLKNKQLKTTLMRVGMILWQLYWTRFSLSVLQGLRSRDNDYRLPYALAIALGAFVVAWMR
- a CDS encoding TadE/TadG family type IV pilus assembly protein; translation: MTALKKLRDGDNGQALVELALVLPVLLMLMGGIIETARLTNAYLAVVHGSREGARLGAVGGTDAEIVMQVKRAASPLEPERISVSIYPAEENRTAGEMIEVSVEYSIPLFTPPLNFILTNPYPVKASTVMRVE